The Drosophila teissieri strain GT53w chromosome X, Prin_Dtei_1.1, whole genome shotgun sequence genome has a segment encoding these proteins:
- the LOC122624430 gene encoding uncharacterized protein LOC122624430, which produces MSAIKPALLLCLILASGLFLGQGRANPVEGSVPDVPAPDANELDTDFGEEDATEKPLGIVAIKVRHIQPDPAHCAQLSAHHPHHPQCHSYCKRQGHWVGQCKKSICHCFS; this is translated from the coding sequence ATGAGCGCAATTAAGCCCGCCCTGCTGCTCTGCCTGATCCTCGCCAGCGGCCTGTTCCTGGGCCAAGGTCGGGCGAATCCCGTGGAGGGGAGTGTTCCCGATGTTCCCGCACCCGATGCCAACGAGCTGGACACCGATTTCGGGGAGGAGGACGCCACTGAGAAGCCACTGGGCATAGTGGCGATCAAGGTGCGCCACATACAGCCGGACCCCGCCCACTGCGCCCAGCTGTCggcccaccacccacaccacccccAGTGCCACAGCTACTGCAAGCGCCAAGGTCACTGGGTGGGCCAGTGCAAGAAGAGCATCTGCCACTGCTTCTCCTAG